TGCTGGTGTACCCGGACATACATGTGAATACGGGGTGGGCGTTTAAGCAACTGACGCCGGGGGAGCCGGATATTTCTTTGCTGGAGGTGATAAAGCGGCCGGTGGCGGAATGGAATAGATTGATGAAGAATGATTTTGAGATTCCAATATTTAGTGCGCATCCGGAATTAGCACAAATTAAAGAGGAAATGTATAAACAGGGTGCAGTGTATGCGACGATGAGTGGAAGTGGTTCGGCGATAGTGGGGATTTTTCCGAAGGGAGGGAAATTTGAAACGGATTATAAATCATTTATAATATAAAAAAGCGCTTTCGGCTCAGGGAAAAGTGCTTTTTTTGCGTGAGCCGAAAGCGGACTGGAAATAAATAAAAGAGCCGGTGCTATACAGCACCGGCTCTTTTTGTTGTATCGTTGGAGGCTACCGCTTATTTAACGGTTGCTACGAGCTTCTTGAAAGTCTCAGGCTCATTCATAGCCAGATCAGCCAATACCTTTCTATTCAGATCGATATTCTTAACTGACAGCTTGTGGATGAACTCAGAATAAGTGATACCTTCAGCACGAACTGCAGCGTTAATACGCGCGATCCACAACTGACGGTAGTTTCTCTTCTTTAATTTACGGCCTACATAGCTATATGTAAGACCTTTCTCCAATACGTTCTTGGCTACGGTATAAACGTTTTTACGTTTACCATAAAAACCTTTGGCCTGCTTTAAAATTTTCTTCCTGCGGGCTCTGGAAGCAACTGCATTTACTGAACGAGGCATTTTGTGCTCTTTTTTCCGTTTTAGTTAATAATAATTCTGAAAACTCCGACTATCTGAGTGCGAGCATTCTCTTTACGAGATCCAGGTTAGCGGAACTAACCAGGCTGCTACCTCTCAGGTGGCGTTTTCTTTTGGTAGCTTTCTTGGTCAGCAAGTGACTTTTGAAGGCATTATACCGCTTAATCTGTCCGCTCCCGGTTACCTTGAAGGTCTTCTTAGCCCGGGAATGAGTCTTTACTTTGGGCATCTTACATCAAATTTGGTCTGCAAAGGTAGATAAATAATTGATACAACAATCCTCAAATATAACTTTTTTATTCACGGAATGAAGATGTGGATAACTTTTTTTCTCAAATATAAAAATAATTTTAGCCCCATTAAGTAGCTGAAAATCAAAATTCCTCTCCCCCATTACTTCCATTTCTGCTTTTATATATTAGGTTATAAGTAATACACATTTTTTCTATTTACTATATTAGTGTTAATTTTAATTTCAAAATAGTATTATTTAAAGCCATATCGTAAAACTTAACCAGGCCTATGAAAGCACTTTACACTTCATGGATCGCCTACTCCGTAAGGAGTTGGTTGCTTTTTCACCCTCAAAAATATGAAAGACCGCAAAGAGCGCCCGATTGTTAATCCAGCCCTCTCTGATAGTTTTTTCCCAAAATAATTGAAGATGAAAAAGATTCTAATCCTATTATATAGCTGTTTGTTCCTCGCCATGGGTATAGCGCGGGCGCAAACGCTGTATTTCAACATACCGGATACGGTATGTATGTCAACTAATAATAGTACTGCGGATCAGGCCAAATTTGTTAGTATGAACGCCGTGCTGTCAAGTAACCAGAACGGCAAGGCAACCTGGACGATCACGACGCCAACAGGATCAGATGCAGATTATACAATCCTGTACTCTGATGTCAATTCTACCGACAAGTCC
This Chitinophaga sancti DNA region includes the following protein-coding sequences:
- the rplT gene encoding 50S ribosomal protein L20, coding for MPRSVNAVASRARRKKILKQAKGFYGKRKNVYTVAKNVLEKGLTYSYVGRKLKKRNYRQLWIARINAAVRAEGITYSEFIHKLSVKNIDLNRKVLADLAMNEPETFKKLVATVK
- the rpmI gene encoding 50S ribosomal protein L35, with the protein product MPKVKTHSRAKKTFKVTGSGQIKRYNAFKSHLLTKKATKRKRHLRGSSLVSSANLDLVKRMLALR